From Magnolia sinica isolate HGM2019 chromosome 13, MsV1, whole genome shotgun sequence, one genomic window encodes:
- the LOC131222407 gene encoding G-type lectin S-receptor-like serine/threonine-protein kinase LECRK3 produces MSSPLAHLLYLLLLFLPLSALSQTHHNISLKSSLSTQDKNPSWLSPSGEFAFGFHPLPESNLFLLAIWFDKIPEKTIVWWANKDNPPLRKGSKVELTSSGLILNDHQGQEVWRAESSNGEAIASAVMRDNGSFVLMSPDSNITWESFSDPTDTILPTQVLRLGSELRSVLTETDYSKGRFSLRLQTDGNLVLYPTVLPSKDSIYSAYWASNTVGNGTQLVFNSSGRIHLTLRNGGPLDLARANGASITEFYQRATLDFDGVFRKYVRPKSQSNNGSWPMSWTAVYSLPENMCTMDFGNVGPGACGFNSYCKMDGNQRPSCNCPPGYSFQDPNNKYKGCKLDFSPQTCNQDGSEEDTQFVMTQLLNTDWKGSEYEIYRDVEEDECRKYCLNDCLCMAAAFSDGGCYKKRFPLSNGRMDSSTRHKILIKVSINNSSLPPPGVVGRKKDRSTLILAGSVLLGGSVFLNLMFLLAVLLLSFILHRRKIPEVNKNSIMLGKNLRCFTYKELEEATSGFKEELGSGAFGTVYRGSLALGDSADSATSVAIKKLEKVVEDGEKEFTTEVIAIGQTHHKNLVQLIGFCDEGPHRLLVYEFMSNGSLSSFLFGSLKPKWYQRLQIAFGIARGLTYLHEECSTQIIHCDIKPQNILLDDYFTARISDFGLAKLLKTDQTRTSTGIRGTRGYVAPEWFKKMPITAKVDVYSFGIMLLEIICCRKNVGLKAGNEEVEILSDWAYDCYREGKLDLLVENDEDAVMDGLRKLERLVKVAIWCVQEEPGLRPSMKKVTQMLEGAVDVSAPPDPSSFLSSLC; encoded by the coding sequence ATGTCTTCTCCTCTTGCTCATCTTCTCTATCTCTTGCTTCTGTTTCTACCTCTTTCTGCCCTCTCTCAAACTCACCATAACATAAGCTTAAAGTCTTCTCTTTCCACCCAAGATAAAAACCCGTCATGGCTCTCTCCTTCCGGCGAATTCGCCTTCGGATTCCATCCCCTCCCAGAAAGTAATCTCTTCTTGCTAGCAATCTGGTTCGACAAAATACCTGAAAAAACGATAGTTTGGTGGGCAAACAAAGACAATCCGCCGTTGCGGAAAGGATCGAAAGTTGAGCTAACTAGCAGTGGGCTCATTCTCAACGATCATCAAGGCCAAGAGGTGTGGCGAGCCGAGTCCAGCAATGGTGAGGCAATCGCATCAGCTGTCATGCGTGACAATGGGAGCTTCGTGCTCATGAGCCCGGATTCTAATATTACATGGGAGAGCTTCAGCGATCCGACCGATACCATCTTGCCAACACAGGTATTGAGACTAGGCAGCGAACTTCGGTCCGTTCTAACAGAGACCGACTACTCAAAGGGACGGTTCTCACTCCGTCTACAGACCGATGGGAATCTGGTTCTTTATCCCACTGTTCTCCCCTCGAAAGATTCCATTTACAGTGCTTATTGGGCTAGCAATACAGTAGGGAATGGTACTCAGCTGGTCTTCAATTCATCCGGTCGCATTCACCTCACGCTAAGAAATGGAGGTCCGCTTGATCTTGCCCGGGCGAATGGAGCTTCGATTACGGAATTCTATCAGAGAGCGACGTTGGATTTTGATGGAGTTTTCAGGAAATACGTCCGACCAAAGTCCCAAAGTAACAATGGGAGCTGGCCCATGTCATGGACTGCTGTGTATTCTCTGCCGGAGAACATGTGCACAATGGATTTCGGTAACGTGGGTCCTGGTGCTTGTGGGTTCAACAGCTATTGCAAGATGGATGGGAATCAAAGGCCAAGCTGTAATTGTCCACCTGGGTATTCCTTCCAGGATCCAAACAACAAATACAAAGGGTGCAAACTGGACTTTTCACCGCAGACTTGCAATCAGGACGGGTCGGAAGAAGATACTCAGTTCGTGATGACGCAGTTGCTTAATACAGATTGGAAGGGATCGGAGTATGAAATATATAGAGATGTGGAAGAAGACGAGTGTAGGAAATATTGCTTGAACGATTGTTTATGCATGGCAGCTGCTTTCTCTGACGGAGGTTGTTATAAGAAGAGGTTTCCGCTCTCCAATGGGAGGATGGATTCGAGTACTAGACATAAGATTCTCATCAAAGTGTCAATAAATAATTCTTCTCTTCCACCTCCAGGTGTAGTTGGAAGGAAGAAAGATCGATCGACTTTGATCCTTGCCGGATCAGTGCTTTTGGGTGGCTCAGTATTTCTCAATCTTATGTTTTTGTTAGCGGTTTTATTGCTCAGTTTCATCTTACATCGCAGAAAAATACCGGAAGTTAATAAAAACTCGATCATGTTGGGAAAGAATCTGCGTTGCTTTACTTACAAAGAGCTCGAAGAAGCGACCAGCGGGTTCAAGGAAGAATTGGGTAGTGGTGCTTTTGGTACTGTTTATAGAGGGTCCTTAGCGCTGGGCGATTCTGCAGATTCCGCAACCTCCGTCGCAATCAAGAAGCTAGAGAAAGTGGTTGAAGACGGCGAGAAGGAATTTACAACAGAAGTGATTGCAATCGGACAGACCCATCACAAGAATCTAGTCCAACTGATTGGATTCTGTGATGAGGGGCCGCACCGACTTCTGGTCTACGAGTTCATGAGCAATGGTTCTTTATCAAGCTTCCTCTTCGGGAGCTTGAAACCCAAATGGTACCAGCGGTTGCAGATTGCATTCGGAATTGCAAGAGGGCTAACTTACTTACATGAAGAGTGCAGCACCCAAATCATACACTGTGATATAAAGCCTCAGAACATACTTCTAGATGACTATTTCACAGCAAGGATATCCGACTTTGGATTGGCGAAGCTTTTGAAGACGGATCAGACCCGAACAAGCACGGGCATCAGAGGGACGAGAGGGTATGTGGCGCCTGAATGGttcaagaagatgccgatcacaGCAAAGGTTGATGTCTACAGCTTTGGCATCATGTTGTTGGAGATCATTTGTTGTAGGAAGAATGTAGGATTGAAGGCAGGGAATGAAGAGGTGGAGATATTGTCTGATTGGGCTTACGATTGTTACAGAGAAGGGAAGCTGGATCTGTTAGTGGAGAATGACGAAGATGCGGTGATGGACGGACTGCGGAAGCTGGAGAGATTGGTGAAGGTGGCGATTTGGTGTGTTCAAGAAGAGCCAGGTCTAAGGCCTTCCATGAAGAAGGTGACACAGATGCTAGAAGGAGCGGTCGACGTTTCTGCACCACCTGATCCGTCTTCCTTTCTTAGTTCATTATGTTGA
- the LOC131223957 gene encoding G-type lectin S-receptor-like serine/threonine-protein kinase LECRK1 encodes MATSLAVGKLERVIEEGDKELKTEVGAISRTHNKNLVQLLGFYDEGAHRLLVYEFMSNGSLASLLFGTSKPNWNQWLRIVFGIARGLRYLHEECSSQIIHCDIKPQNILLDDNLMAKISDFGLAKLLRTDKTRTSTGFRGTRGYVAPEWYKNMPITHKVEVYSFGVMLLEIVCCRKNVELVVGNEEKAVLTDWAYGCYRRGRLDMLLMDDRDAMAEMKRVERLVKLGIWCIQEEPSLRPCMKKVTQILEGAVEVFQCPVTLLLSLVRLVELKPFHFPPVHTQDVRLDFK; translated from the exons ATGGCTACTTCCCTTGCAGTTGGGAAGCTCGAGAGAGTTATAGAAGAGGGTGACAAGGAATTGAAGACAGAAGTGGGAGCGATCAGCCGGACCCATAATAAGAATCTAGTCCAATTGCTTGGATTCTATGACGAGGGGGCCCACCGTCTTCTGGTGTATGAGTTCATGAGCAATGGATCCTTGGCAAGCTTGCTCTTTGGGACCTCAAAACCCAACTGGAATCAATGGTTGAGAATTGTGTTCGGGATTGCTAGAGGGCTCAGGTACTTACACGAAGAGTGCAGCTCCCAGATTATACATTGCGATATAAAGCCTCAAAACATACTTCTAGATGATAATCTAATGGCCAAGATTTCTGATTTTGGATTGGCAAAGCTATTGAGGACAGACAAGACCCGAACAAGCACAGGCTTCCGAGGCACCAGAGGTTATGTTGCACCGGAATGGTACAAAAACATGCCGATCACGCACAAGGTCGAGGTGTATAGCTTCGGTGTAATGCTGTTGGAGATTGTTTGTTGCAGGAAGAATGTCGAATTGGTGGTGGGGAATGAGGAGAAGGCGGTCTTGACAGACTGGGCCTATGGATGCTATCGTAGGGGGAGATTGGACATGTTATTGATGGACGACCGAGATGCAATGGCGGAGATGAAGAGGGTGGAGAGGCTGGTGAAGTTAGGGATTTGGTGCATACAAGAAGAGCCATCGCTGAGGCCTTGTATGAAGAAGGTGACACAGATACTTGAAGGTGCAGTTGAAGTTTTTCAGTGCCCTGTCACCCTTCTTCTTTCATTAGTTCGCTTGGTTGAGTTGAAACCCTTTCACTTCCCTCCAGTGCATACACAGGATGTTCG gttggatttcaaataa